One segment of Solanum lycopersicum chromosome 1, SLM_r2.1 DNA contains the following:
- the LOC101247266 gene encoding PHD-finger family homeodomain protein, whose translation MSTLGNTSVSPEKARTAGGGHHTASAGNMSENLGADQSRESCENTVQNLNQSEYREKSPGQPRKRKSISGSPISSTRLLRSKSKEKSGASEAKNTVVTHDATEEKKRKRRKKKHSKHIAANEFTRIRGHLRYLLQRIKYEQTLIEAYSGEGWKGQSLEKIKLEKELQRAKTHIFRYKLKIRDLFQRLDTLLAEGRLPASLFDNEGEIDSEDIFCAKCGSMDLPADNDIILCDGACERGFHQLCVEPPLLKEDIPPDDEGWLCPGCDCKVDCIDLLNDLQGTDLSVTDSWEKVYPKEAAAAASGEKLDDISGLPSDDSEDDDYNPEAPDVGKNDSEDESSSDESESDFYSASEDLAEAPTKDDEILGLSSEDSEDDDYNPDDPDKDEPVKTESSSSDFTSDSEDFSLIVDTNRLRGDEQGVSSSVDNSMPNSVSLKEKAKVGKAKGNSLKDELSYLMQSDSPLVSAKRHIERLDYKKLHDETYGNGSSDSSDEDYDDGPLPKVRKLRNAKGAMAAPSSTPADIKYQSGKQKGSGHASDSGISEKLKVGGTGTSESPSSGKRKTYGEVSTKRLYESFKDNQYPDRDAKEKLGKELGLTAHQVSKWFENARHCHRHSPNWKKIMSHKVSEESPSKSQIIGEPLGTESNSIIASCNGVEKLEQPKQCLNGEKGHAIDKSEEELLIQDTSGKKSSEPTKKVHTTNEGSEDTPRSKTSKKQKAKVGTANDNTTEQASGGTPCSKTYKKQKAKVGTANSQNDNTTDQGPDDTPQSKTRKKPMVKVDTPNSQNVRRSSRLQKQG comes from the exons ATGTCAACTCTTGGAAACACATCTGTGTCACCTGAAAAGGCAAGAACAGCTGGTGGGGGCCATCACACTGCATCAGCAGGTAATATGTCTGAGAATCTTGGTGCTGACCAATCAAGAGAATCATGTGAAAACACAGTTCAAAATCTTAATCAGTCAGAATATCGAGAGAAATCACCTGGTCAgcctagaaaaagaaaatctatttCAGGATCCCCAATTAGCAGTACTAGACTTCTACGTTCGAAGTCGAAGGAGAAGTCTGGAGCTTCTGAGGCAAAAAATACTGTGGTAACTCATGATGCTACcgaggaaaagaaaagaaaaaggagaaagaaaaaacaCAGTAAACATATAGCTGCGAACGAATTCACAAGAATCAGGGGCCATCTGAGATACTTAttacaaagaataaaatatgagCAAACCTTGATTGAAGCTTACTCTGGTGAAGGCTGGAAAGGACAAAG CTTAGAAAAGATAAAGCTGGAGAAGGAGCTACAACGAGCGAAGACTCATATTTTTCGTTACAAATTGAAAATAAGAGATTTGTTTCAACGCCTTGATACATTACTTGCTGAAGGGAGGCTTCCAGCATCTTTATTTGACAATGAAGGGGAGATCGACAGTGAAGAT ATATTCTGTGCGAAGTGTGGCTCTATGGATCTGCCAGCTGATAATGATATTATTCTCTGTGATGGCGCTTGTGAGCGTGGATTTCACCAGTTGTGTGTGGAGCCACCTCTGTTAAAAGAAGACA TTCCACCTGATGATGAAGGCTGGCTTTGTCCTGGCTGTGATTGCAAAGTAGACTGCATTGACTTGCTTAATGATCTTCAAGGAACAGATCTTTCTGTCACTGACAGCTGGGAG AAAGTATATCCCAAGGAAGCTGCTGCTGCTGCCTCCGGGGAAAAGCTGGATGATATTTCTGGTCTTCCATCAGATGACTCGGAGGATGATGATTACAACCCTGAAGCTCCAGATGTAGGAAAAAATGATTCGGAAGATGAGTCGAGTTCTGATGAATCTGAATCTGATTTTTACTCTGCATCTGAAGACTTGGCAGAAGCCCCTACTAAAGATGATGAGATCTTGGGGCTTTCTTCTGAAGACTCGGAAGATGATGACTATAATCCTGATGATCCAGATAAGGATGAGCCGGTTAAAACAGAAAGTTCAAGTTCTGATTTTACGTCCGACTCTGAGGATTTTAGTCTGATAGTTGATACTAATAGGTTGCGAGGTGATGAACAAGGGGTTTCCAGCTCAGTAGATAACAGTATGCCAAACTCGGTTTCCCTAAAGGAAAAAGCTAAAGTTGGCAAAGCTAAAGGGAATTCGCTGAAGGATGAGTTGTCTTATCTTATGCAGTCTGATAGCCCTCTTGTCTCTGCCAAAAGGCACATAGAGAGGTTGGACTACAAAAAGCTGCACGAT GAAACATATGGAAATGGGTCTTCTGATTCTAGTGATGAAGATTATGATGATGGTCCTTTACCCAAGGTGAGAAAGTTGAGAAACGCCAAAGGTGCTATGGCTGCTCCTAGTTCGACTCCTGCAGATATCAAGTATCAAAGTGGGAAACAAAAAGGGAGTGGGCATGCTTCTGATAGTGGAATCTCTGAGAAACTCAAAGTTGGAGGCACGGGCACCTCCGAATCTCCTTCAAGtggtaaaagaaaaacatatggAGAAGTCTCCACCAAG AGACTATATGAATCCTTCAAGGACAATCAGTATCCTGACCGTGACGCAAAGGAGAAGTTGGGTAAAGAATTAGGGCTAACAGCTCACCAG GTCAGTAAATGGTTTGAAAATGCTCGTCATTGCCATCGTCATTCTCCTAActggaaaaaaattatgagtcaTAAAGTGTCGGAAGAATCTCCATCCAAATCACAGATAATTGGAGAACCACTTGGAACTGAATCTAATAGTATCATTGCTTCCTGCAATGGGGTTGAGAAATTGGAACAACCAAAGCAATGTCTAAATGGAGAAAAAGGTCATGCAATAGATAAGAGTGAAGAAGAATTGTTGATACAGGACACCAGtggaaaaaaatctagtgaacCAACTAAAAAAGTTCATACGACAAATGAAGGATCAGAGGACACTCCCCGCAGTAAGACTTCCAAGAAGCAGAAGGCAAAAGTTGGTACTGCGAATGATAATACAACAGAACAAGCATCGGGTGGCACTCCCTGCAGTAAGACTTACAAGAAGCAGAAGGCAAAAGTTGGTACTGCAAATTCTCAGAACGATAATACAACAGATCAAGGACCAGATGATACTCCTCAAAGTAAGACTCGCAAGAAGCCGATGGTGAAGGTTGATACCCCGAATTCTCAGAACGTCCGTAGAAGTAGTAGGTTGCAGAAACAAGGCTGA